Within the Bacillota bacterium genome, the region ATTTTTGCTCCAACTCGCTTCTGAGTTTTTCAATTTCTTCGAGCAGTTTTTCCTGTTTCAGTTTCTGATCACCCCGGGGTACACTCTAAATTTTTCTAATTACTAATTTATGAATCAAAAACCCTTTTAATTCTGAGAAAGTTTGTTAAAATGATTCGCCCATCAGCGGAGTGGAAATTCCAGGCCGCTAGGCACGGGGTTCACTGACAGGCTTTTTGTATGTTATAATAGCTGCGGCAGTTCCTGCCAGGAGATTTTGAGGAGGGAAAGAATGAAAAAGAAAAGACATATCCAGACCGTGATTGCAGGCAGCCTCCGCAAACCCCATTTCGGGCCGGGGTGTGGCGAGTGCCAGACTTCCTGCCAATCGGCCTGTAAAACTTCCTGTACGGTAGGGAACCAGGCTTGTGAAACCCGGCAAAAGTAACAGTACGCCCTCAGGGGTGCACCTCCACCTCTTTGCCGTTGACGGCCTCTAC harbors:
- the scfA gene encoding six-cysteine ranthipeptide SCIFF is translated as MKKKRHIQTVIAGSLRKPHFGPGCGECQTSCQSACKTSCTVGNQACETRQK